A segment of the Luteitalea sp. genome:
CGCATGCGCCTTCAGGAGGCATCCAGACGCTGGGTCCCAATTGCGGATCACTCGTCGAAAAAATCCTGTCAAGCAAAAAATGGGTCCGGACCGGGGACATAGGTAACAATCCGCTTGAGCCAGGGCGAAGGCATCCCCTGGGCCATAAAGTCAACGCGTCTGATGCGGTGTCTAATGGGAGGTATCGCAGATCCGCACATTGCCGTCGAGCGCGCCACGAGCCAAGGAGGTAAGCCATGGTACGTCTTCTCATCGCGTCCGCCCCAGTCCTGCTCTTCGCGGTCACGGCACCGGCACAGCCAATACCAAAGGGCCAGAAAATCGGGCTCGCTCGGTACCTGCAGGCTGGCTATAGCGGACTCAAGATGAATCTGACCCGGGCGGCCGACAAAATGCCGGCCGCAGACTACGATTCCAAGCCCAGCTCGATGCCGGAAGTTCGCAGCTACGGGCAAATCTTTGCACACGTTGCTGACGGCCAATTCACTACGTGCGCGGCGATCAACGGAGTTCCCAACCCCAATCAATCCCGAAATCTCGAACAAGAGCTGAAGACAAAAGCCGCGTTCGTAAAGGCTCTTGCTGACTCGTTCGCCTTTTGCGACGATGCGTTCGCGTCTTTGACTGATGCGAATGCTATGGAATCTGTCAAGCAGGGCCAGGGGGAGGTTGCGAAGGCCGCCGCGCTCGTTGGGCTCCTCGCTCATGGCGCCGAGATGTACGGCATCAGCACGGTCTATCTGCGCGCGAAGAACTTGGTTCCGCCGTCGAGCGAACAATAGATTCGGGACGGCGGTGCGAGCGTGGAGGGGGTTATGTCAACACACGCAAACATGAGCGCGCTCGAGGAAGCTAGAGGACGCTGGAACTGCGGCGACCTTGACGGCTACCTCCGCCTCTACAGCGCCGATGCAGTGCTCCACGGGTACGCCAACGTGCCGCCATGGCTCAGCGGTATCCGACAGTTCTACGAAGGTTTCTGCTCAGCATTTCCTAGGTCACAAATTGTCTTCGAGGATGTCTTTGCCGCAGACGACAGGGTCGCGTGCCGCTTTGTCATCAGGCGAAGCACTTGGGCGAGTTCCAGGGTCTACCGGCTACAGGGAAATCGGTCCATCTACCAGGAATCACCATCTTGAAGTTCGCCGAGGGCCGGTGCGTGGAACGGTGGAGTCAAGTTGATGCCGCGAGCCTGCTGGAAACGTCCGAGACACGTTCGTAGGCTACGAGCCGGCCGGACGACACTCGACGACATAGCGGCCCGACGGCTGTCGTTCCGCGGCGTGCACGTCCAATCCGGCGTCGCGAGCCAGGTCGCGGAACTCGCTCAGCGTTCGATTTCTCCCGCCAACAAGCACCATCATCAGCAGCTCCGGTGACGGACCACCGTCCTCGTCGGGCGAGACGCCGCCCAGCAGGACCACGCGCCCACCTGGGCGCGCTGCCTCTGCACAGCGCGTCAGGAGCGCAAGCGCCTCGCGGTCGGGCCAGTCGGCAAGGACGTTCTTGACCACGAAGCCAAGCTGTACCCCCGAGTCCAACAGCGCACGAGCTGCCTCGTTCATGGCAAAGCGTCCATACGCCGGGCTCCTCGAACAGGCCCTTGGTGACGAGATGCCTCAGCACTCTGTGAAGAGCATCCGAATCGGCCCCAGACGCCGCAGCAAGATCATCGATGTCGCTGATTCCCTCCGCTACGCGATCTCCAATCCGAAGCGTCGCAACGACGTGGATGCACCACGGCGTACAGAGGTCGCCCAACGCCCAGATACTCACGTCGCTTCGGCCAGGCATACCTGCACCTCACATCGTCAGCCCTGCATTACGGCAGTTAATTCAAGTGGGCTCTGGGCGCATGGCGAACCGGCAGACCGTGGCTCACGCCTCCGCGCGCGAGGGCGCCGATGCCTCGATCCGCGGGGCCTCCATGTGAACGGCGCGCCACTGGCCCGGCGACGTGCCTTCCCAGTGATGAAAGGCACGGAAGAACGAATTGGGATCACCGTATCCGAGCAAGTACGCCGCCTCGTTCAGCTCCAGCGATGGTTGCAACAAATAGTGACGCGCGAGCTCGCGACGCGCGTCGAGCAGTAGTTGCTGGAAGCTGACGCCTTCGTCGTTCAGGCGCCGCTGTAGCGTCCGCGGGCTGACAGCCAGGTCGCGCGCAACATCGCGCATCGCCGGACGCTGCCCGACCAGCAGTTGCTTCAGCACCGCCTTCACGCGATCGCTCGTCGATCGCGCATCGACGTATTGAGACAGCTCCGCATCGAGGTGCGGCGTCAGCAGGCGCAGCAGCTCCGGGTTGTGGGTCACGAACGGCCGATCCAGATCGACCGTGTCGAAGATCAGCGCGTTCCGACTCGCCCCAGCATGCACGGCACACTGGAAGTACGCCTCGTACATCTCCCGATGCGTCGTCTGATGCCTGAGCTCCACCCGTCGAGGCGAGAGTGACGTGGCGGTGCCGCGTCTGCCGATCGTCAGCACCCACGCAAAGCAGACGTCGACCAGCACGGGAGGCTCCGCCTGTGTCGCGAGCGGCCACCCGAACTGGACGATGCAGGCGTCGCCGTCGGGGACGATCTGGACTTCCTCTGGACAGGTGAGCTGCTTGTAACGCGCAAGCCGCGTCAGCGCATCCCCAAAGAAGCGCGCGTACAGCCCCGTCATCGCCACCGGGTCGTAGCGCTCGATCCGCTGCTCGGTCCCGATCTCGAGCCCTATCGCGGGATTGTCACTACTGTCGCCGATGGCCCGCCAGAGCTCGAAGAGCTGCTGCGTGGTGACCGCGACCGGGTCCTGCCCGAGCAGCTCTGTCGGTAAGCCCGCCCGTGCAAACAACAGCTCTCTCGGTAAGCCCAGCTCGTGAAGCCTGCGAAAGAAGAGACTCGTGAGCCTAAATGTGCGATTCATGCGAAATGGCTCTGTGGCGCGTTTGGCAAGCGCAATGGCACGACCCGCTAGTGACGCGCATCAGCTTGCGCCGCTACCCTCTAATCAGATATTTCGAGCAACCGCCGATGCGGTCAGGGGCAACATCGTTCATCTTACCGCGTTCACTATGCCGAGCCGCGAAGCGAGCCGAAGGGCCACGCTCACGGCGAACGGGCCCCAGCGACCAGGTAGGGACATCTCGCTGAAGCGTCCGTTTCCAGCGTCGGTCGCGAAGAAGGACCCGCTCGAGCTTCGCCGACAACTCCTGGCCGGCCATCCGCGACATCTCGCGGTGCTGGAGCTCGCCGCAGAGAAGGCCGGCTGGGGCACGCCGTTGCCCGAGGGACGCGCACGCGGAATCGCCGTCCACGAATCGTTCAGCAGCTTCGTCGCGCAGGTCGCGGAGGTCTCGCGCGGGTCGAACGGCCAGCCCAAGGTCGAGCGGATCGTGTGCGTCGTCGATTGCGGTATCGCCATCAATCCGGACGTGATCCGCGCGCAGATGGAGGGCGGCATCGGCTACGGTCTGGGGTCGGCACTCTACAACGAGATCACAATCGAGCGGGGCCGTGCGCGGCAGTCCAACTTCCACAACTACCTGCCGCTGCGCATCCAGGACATGCCCGCTATCGACGTCCATATCGTCCCGTCTGCGCAGCCGCCGACGGGCGTCGGTGAGCCGGGCGTGCCACCGGTCGCGCCGGCGGTCGCCAACGCCTGGTTCCACCTGACCGGCGAGCGCCTGCGTCGCCTGCCGTTCGTAAGGCGGTCGCCCGCCCGCGCGGCCTGAAATCCGCGCGCTACAAACGAAATGTGATGGGCGTAGCGCGGGGCCTTTAGGCCGCGCGTTGCCAATGGGATAATCGTAGGGGTGACGCGGCATGCTGACATCATCCGTTTCGTGCGCTCCACTCTGCTCGTAGTGATTGTGCTCGGCGCCGCCGGTGCCGGCGACGCGCTGTCCTGCCAGGCCGACTCGACCGAACAGCCCCGTATCACCTTCCACCCACGAACAGAGGTCGCACTCACGCGCTACGAGTTCCACGAGCCGCACATGGGCACGCTCGTGCGCCTCGTGCTCTATGCCCGCGACGAGAGACAGGCAGTACACGCCTCACGCGCGGCATTCGACCGCCTCGCCGCGCTCGATCGCACACTGAGCGACTACCAATCCACCAGCGAATTGAGACAGCTGTGCGGCAAGGCGGGCCAAGGTGCGGTCGCGGTGAGTGCCGATCTCTTTCGCGTCCTGGCCGCCGCGCAGTCCCTCGCTGCCCGTTCGCACGGAGCCTTCGACGTGACGAGTGGACCACTCACACGGCTCTGGCGCGGGGCGCGCCGCCTGGGCGAGCTGCCAGCTCCCGCACGCGTGGATGCCGCGAGGGCCAAGACCGGCTTCCGCCTGCTGCGCCTCGACGAGGCGTCGCAGACCGTCACGCTGGACCGTGCCGGCATGGCGCTCGACGTGGGTGGCATCGCAAAGGGTGATGCTGCTGATCAGGCACTCGTCGCCCTTGCACGTGCAGGGGTCACCCGCGGGCTCATAGCCATTGGCGGTGACATTGCCGTCTCCGCCCCACCCCCAGGCCGCGACGGCTGGGCCATCGAAGTGGCGTCGCTCGACGTCCCGGGTGCGCCGCGCCCCTTCACGCTACGTCTACACCACGCCGCCGTCTCGACCGCCGGAGACGCCGAGCAGTGGATGGCGGTGGCCGGTCGCCGTTACTCGCACATTCTCGATCCTCGGACTGGCTGGCCGATGACGGTCCGCAGTCAAACCACTGTCATCGCCCGCCGCGGCCTCGACGCCGATGGCCTCGACACCGCCGCTGCCGTCCTGGGGCCAGAGGAGGGCGTGCGGCTGGTCGAGGAGACGCCGGGCGCCGCTCTGTTCATGGTGCGTCAAGAGACCGATGGACGCGTCACGGTCCGGCGATCCAGTGGGTGGCCTCTGTCAACCTCAGGTCCCTGAATCACCAGTTCACTCGAAGGGACAACTGAAGCACTCCCGTTCCGCCCGTTGTTGCCGGCGCGACTCAAACGGCGAGCGAGCCGCGTCCCGCTCGCCGTTTGATCGCACGAAGCCACATTTGCCGGATGAGTGCGCTGCCGGGGTAGATGAGGCGCCAGTACGCAGCAAACCACCGGCGCGCCGACGCGCTGTTGGCGAACACGCGCGTTTCGGTTGACAGGCGCGAGCCGCCCGCTCCATCGGCGCTGACCAGGAAGTTCATGGTTGCCGTGGCGAAACCGGGCGGCAGCGGCTCCTGGAAGGTTTGTGGCGTCGGTGGCTCACGTCGTCCCACGGGCGCTAGAACCACAGTGCCAACCACGAGCTCGTGCGGAGGCTCGTCGGCGAGTCGCACGAACCCGCTGCGCGTCGCCACATCCAGCAGAGGTGCCGCGCTGCCCGGGTTGAGAATGCTCTGGGAGGCCTGCCGTCCTCCGCGTCGCATCCAGGTGAGCGTGCGGAACAAGAAGATCTCGTCGGCTTGCACACGCTTGATAGCCTCGAACACACGCGTGGGTGGAGCGTCGATCTCGATGGCATGGCGCTCGCGAAACTGCCAGACGGGGCTGGTCTCGTCGAGTCGCGTGTGCGTTTTCGTGACCCGAGACTCCCTAACCGGTAGGCGCAGCCCGATGCCAGCTATCACTGCGCCCGCCGCACCGACTACGAGTCCGCGTGTACGTGTCACGCCGCGCCCGCGCCAGATGGGCCGGACGATCAGTCCAACTCCGGTGGCGGCGATGGCGAGACCCGTATAGACCGTCACCGAGCTCCACATGCCCCTACCCTTTCCCTGCCTTTCGAGGAGCCGGACCGCCTGGTTCGGATCTTCACGATCAACCAGGCGGGCGAGGCGGTGAATGCACTTTCCGCTCCCAACTTCATGAGTCTCCAAGAGCAGAGCGGCGCGTTCACTGGGATGGCGACCTTCATCTACGGCACCGCGGCGCTTACTGGGATCGAAGAGCCACGAGAGCTGAACAGTGCGTTCGTCAGCGCAGGCTCAGGGCCCTGAGGCTCTCGTCATGCTTCAAGTAGCTGGCAATGAACTTCACACGCTCGTTCATGGGTGCGGTCTCGTTCCAGGGCATGTTCCAGCATGCCGGAAACTGTCACCCATGTTCCCAGCAGTCTAAAGTGTCACCTATGTCGCCGGTCCGGACCCCATTTTCTGCTTGACAGGGATTTGTCGACGCGCGGTTTGTAGTCGGAACCGCGCGCCTGAATGCCTCCTGGAGACTCATACAGTTCCTATGGCGCCCGGTGTCGCCCAAAGAAAGGTCACGGAGACCCTTGGAGCCATTTCGTAGCACCTGGAGGCGTACAAGCGGTTGAAAACCCGGGGGTTATGATGGTCCATGCGTCTTCAAGAATCACTGCATCCGACCTCGGACACCTCGATCCTTGAACCGCGAACCCAGGCGCCGACGTCCGACGAGGAGATCGAACGGCTGGGCGCTGCCATCGCCGAGCTGTCGGCTCGCATTCAGGCCGCGACCTACGAGCTGCTGGTCCTGATCCGGCAGTTCGATAAGCGCGCCGGCTGGAACGACGGCGCCTGCGTGTCGTGCGCGCACTGGCTCAGTTGGCGCACCGGCCTCGACCCTGGCGCGGCGCGCGAGAAGGTGCGCGTAGCGCGCGCCCTGGCGCGGCTGCCTCAGATCAGTGCTGCCATGCAGCGGGGCGAGCTGTCGTACTCGAAGGTCCGCGCGCTCTCGCGGATCGCGACGCCTGAAAATGAGACGCGCCTCGTGGGGGCAGCGCGGGGCGGCACCGCGGCGCACGTGGAGCGGTTGGTCCGGGCCTGGCGCCGCGCCGACCGGCTGGAGGAAACGCGAGAGACCGCGCGGCGCCATCAGCAGCGGTCCCTCTACACTTGGGTCGATGAGGACGGGATGCTGGTGATCCGCGGCCGGCTCACGCCGGAGCTCGGGGCGGTGGTGCAACGGGCGCTCGAGGCGGCGGGCGATCGGCTCTTTCGCGAGACCGCGGCCGGTCCAAACGACGATGGTCCGGCGGAGATCACGCCCGCCCAACGCCGCGCCGATGCCCTCGGACTCCTGGCCGAGAGCGCGCTGGCCAGCGATCTGGATCGAGGGACGGCGGGCGATCGCTATCAGGTGGTGATCCACGTCGACGAGGACACGTTGAAAGCAGACGCCGGGCTGGCCACTGAGGAGGCGATCACATCAGACGCCGGCCAGGCGGTGCTGGAAGATGTCGATGGGACGTACGTTTCCGCTGAAACGTCGCGACGCATCGCCTGCGACGCGTCGACCGTGGTGATGCGGCATGCGCCAGACGGCACCGTGCTCGACGTCGGCCGGAAGCGGCGGACGATTCCGCCGGCGATCCGCCGGGCGCTCACGGCTTGCGATCGTCATTGCCAGTTTCCGGCGTGCTCGGCGCGGTACTGTGACGCCCACCACATTGTCCACTGGGCTGACGGCGACGCGGCTCGATAACCTCACCTTGCTGTGCAAGCGGCATCACAGGGCCGTGCACGAAGAGGGCTTCACCATCACGCGGGGTGCTGAGGGGACGGTCGTCGTCTGCCGGCCGGATGGCCGGCCACTCCCCACCGCACCGCCGGCTCCGCGCTGGGACACTCGTGGCGGCGACGTCTGGGACCCACTCGCACCCAGCACTGCGTGGCTGACGGCCGCGGTATCCGGATCAGCCCGCACACAGCCACGCCGGAGTGGCTCGGCGAGCGGCTCGATGTGGCCTGGGCGATCGACGTGCTGCGGGATCGTCCGGTGGCGGCGACCTAGACAGACAACGTTTGCGCGGAAGCGTGCCTCCCAACCTACCGGCGCACCGATCAGTCCTGACCGGCGCCGACATTGCGTCACGCAGCACCGCACCGGCGACCATGGGCGACAATGCCTTGAACTTCTACCTATTATGAGGTATATGTCGAAGTAAATAGTCTCAGAGCATCACCTCGATCGGACTACCACAAGGAGCCCAGACGGCCCGAGGAGACGTATCGTGACCTGGTGGAAGAGACTCTTAGGACGCCGTGAGCTCGACGCACGACTCGACCAGGAACTGCGGGATCACATCGAGCGCCAGGTGGCGGCCGATGTGGCGGCTGGGATGAGCGAGGTGGCTGCGCGGCGCAGGGCTGCAACGGAGCTCGGCGGCGTCGAGCAGGCCAAGGAGGCGTGCCGAGAGGTTCGTGGTACACGCTGGCTCGAGGAGGTCGCACATGACGTGCGGTACGGATCTCGGGTCCTGGCTGCCAGCCCTGGATTCACGCTGGTCGCGGTGCTTTCTCTCGCGCTTGGCATTGGCGCGAACACGGCTATTTTCTCTCTCATGAATAGCCTGCTGCTTCGCACATTGCCTGTCCGGGCGCCCGAGCGGCTGGTGTTGCTCGATGAGGGTTCGTGGACGAATCCCATCTGGGAGGAAATTCGCGATCGACATTCTCAGTTGTTTGCTGGCGTTGCAGCTTGGGGGAATGCACGGTTCGACCTGGCCTCGGGCGGACAGGCCGACTTGGTGGAAGGGCAATGGGTCAGTGGCGACTTCTTCGATGTCCTGGGCGTCCAGCCGATGCTGGGCCGCACGCTGACGGCCGCAGACGACCGCCGCGGAGGTGGCGCGGACGGTCCAGTGGTGATGATCAGCTACAGATTCTGGCAGCAGCGGTTTGGCGGGAGAGCCGAGATCGTTGGCTCCTCCCTGACGCTGAATCGCGTGGTGTTTACGATCGTGGGCGTCACGCCACCTGAGTTCTTCGGCCCGATGGTGGGCAGATCGTTCGACGTAGCCGTGCCGATTGGGACCGAGCCGCTCGTGCGAACGGACGAGAGCTGGCTGGATAGGCCCACCACCCGATGGCTCGAGATTATCGCTCGGTTGACGCCGGACCAGACCGTTCAGGACGCGACGCGTGCACTGCGCGCTGTGCAACCACAGATACGGGAGGCCACGCTGGAGGAACGCTATCTGCGCGGCGCACTCACCATGGTGCCCGCGGCCACGGGCACGTCGCGCATCCGCGACGACTACGAGCGCCCGCTGGTCACACTGATGGTTGTCGTCGGGCTCGTCCTCTTGATCGCTTGTGCCAACATCGCCAACCTGCTTCTCGCACGCGCCAGCGCTCGCCGGCATGAGCTAAGCATGCGTCGGGCGCTCGGCGCATCGCGGCTCAGGCTCATGCGACAACTGCTCGTCGAAAGCATGCTGCTCGCGGGCGCAGGTGCGGTTCTCGGATTGGGGCTTGCGCAGTGGGGCAGCCGCCTGCTGCTCCGGCAACTTTCATCGTTCGGCAACACGGTGTTTCTCGACCTGTCTCTCGACTGGCGGGTGATTGGGTTCACGGCCGCTGTCGGCATCGGGACGGCGCTGCTCTTGGGCGTCGTGCCGGCGTTTCGGGCTGGTCGTGCCGAGCCAAACGACGTGCTGAAGCAACACAGCCGCACGCTTGCCGGTCACCGGCGAAACGCGCTCGGCCAGCTCCTTCTCGTCGGTCAGATCGCCCTCGCGCTGGTGCTCGTCGTCGCGGCCGGCCTCTTCATCCGAACGCTCTCGACGCTGAACACTCTCGATCTCGGACTCGATCGGGATCCCGTGCTCGTGGTCAGCGTCGACGCGCAGCGGAGTCTTGTCGAACGCCCACAACGCGTCGACTTGTTCCATCGAGTGGTCGATGCTGTCGTTGCGGCCCCGGGTGTGGTTCACGCCGCCGCGTCCGTGATGTCGCCGATTAGCGGTAACGATTGGCAGAGCCACTTCATGGTCGCAGGTAGGCCGCCGCTCTCGGAGGACGAAAGCAGTGCGTACATCAACGCAATCAGCCCAGCCTGGTTTGCCACCTACGGAATCACACTCCTGGCCGGCCGTGACTTCGATGCGCGCGATCGTGCCGAGGCGCCGGCCGTCGCCATCGTCAACGAGAGATTTGCGCGGAGGTTCTTCGATGGGGCGAGCCCCATCGGCCGCGCGATCCAGCAGATCCCAGATACTCAACGACCGCAAACGGGCCCAATCGAGATTGTCGGGCTGGTCGAAGATGCCGCATATCGCTCCGTCCGGGAGACGATTCCGCCCACTGTCTACTTTCCGCTGGCGCAGGTCAGCCGAGAGCCGGACTCGGCCGGCCGCAGCCGCTCGATCACAGCGCCGTGGATCGACTCGGGCATCAACATCGGTGTCCGTAGCGGCGTCGGCTCGCCTGTTTTGCTGATGAAGAGTGTGGCGGCGGCAGTCGGCAAGGTTGATGGCAATCTGTCGCTCTCTCTTCAGCTAGTTGCTGACCAAATCAACGCGTCGCTGCTCCCCGAGAGGCTCGTGGCGATGCTGGCCGGTTTCTTCGGAGCGCTTGCGCTGCTCCTGGCGGCGATCGGTCTCTACGGCGTGATGTCGTATTCCATCAGTCGCCGTCGGGCCGAGATCGGCATCCGGATGGCGTTGGGTGCAGACAGCGCCAAAGTGGTGCGGCTCGTGCTTGGGCGCGCAGCCGTCCTCATCAGTCTGGGTGTCGTGCTTGGGGCGGCCGTCAGCCTGTGGGCATCGCGCTTCGTAGAGGCCTTGCTCTATGGGCTCGAACCACACGACCCGCTCACGTTCGTTTCAGCCGTGATGGTACTGGCAAGCGTCGGTGCTCTGGCCGCGTGGTTACCGGCCAGGCGCGCAGCGCGCATCGATCCGGCACGCGTGCTGCGGGAAGGTTAGGATCGCGCCTCCCGACGCTTCGTTCCCAACGCTACGGCTTGTAGGCCGAGTCATGATCTGGGTGCAGCGAGATCAAACGCAGGAAGTCACCGTCACGAAATGCCACCGCGCGGATCCGCTGGCTGACCCGCACGGAGAAGTCGCGCAGCCGGGCCAGGGGCGCCACAACTTGTTTCAGCTCATCCACCTGGAGGCGAAAGAAGACATCCTCGAACGCTGGGCTGTTCAGGTCCAGACGAATGCGGTTACCCGCGGCCACCAGCACGCCTCGCCCGACTCGGTCTACGCTTGACGAGCTCCTCGACGTCGGTCTCTCGAGGGTTGTTCGCCGCTGCCCATGCCAGCCCACGTGCAATGCGGGATCGGTGGGGTGCATCGAGTGTCCAGAGCTGGGTCTCGGGCACCATGGCAACGGCCGTCAGCAGGACCGTCCCGTCTTCCCGTCGCTCGAGACGCAATGTCTTTCCGGCGTATCGCTTGCCCAAGGAGATCTGGCCGCTCTTGCCGACAACTTTGATCTCGATGTCCTGAACCGGCGATTCAACCATATCTTTCATGCCATCATGCTGTCATGCAGCCATGGGCGCAACAAGCACAGTCCCGACCTACGTCAGAACACGCCGGGTTTGAATCGGAATCCCGTCTCTTCGTCACCTTCACGATAGAGCTTGTGGCAGGCGGCGCACGTGCTCTGCCCGAACTCTTCCGACGCCTTCTGCACGGCTACAACATCGGCATGTCGAGCTCCTGATTACTCAGCACGGAGAGCCTTGAGCGGCTCGACGCTCGCTGCTCGCCACGCAGGCACGGCACAGGCCAGAAGTGCCGCCAGTGCCACGACGAGAGGAACGATCACAAAGGTCATCGCATCGTAGTGATTCGTCTCGTACAGCAGCGACGTCACGAGACGCGTGACACCAAGCGAGGCCACAAAGCCGACGATCAGCCCAACCGCGACGAGCCGCGCGGCCTGCGCCACGACCATTCCGGCAACGGCTCGAGGCTCGGCGCCGAGCGCGAGCCGGACGGCAATCTCGCGGCGGCGTTCGGTAATGCTGAAGGCGAGAAGACCGTACAGACCGATCCAGGCGAGCAGCAGCGCCACGGCAGCACACACCATAACGAGCCCCGTGCTAAAGCGCCTGGGTGCGAATGCATCGCGCAGACGCTGTTCCATCGGCGCGATGCTCTCGATCGCCAGTTGCGGATCGAGCCTGGCAATCTCTTCTCGAATCCGTGCGGACAAGGCGCGGGCGTTCCCCTGCACGAGCACCGCAGTCTTGACTCTACGGTCGAGAAAGAAGTCAGGAGCCTGCCGGAACGGCTGGTACGCGTGCACGTCAGGCTCTACACCGATTGGTCCGTCGGCCACGTCTCCCACAACACCGACCACCGTCAACCATGGAGAGACGCTGTCCACACTGCCCCATTTCAGACGCTTGCCAATGGGATTCTCACCGGGCCAGAAGCGAGTGGCGAGCTTCTCGTTCACGATCACGACCCGCCGGTCCTCCAAGTGCTCCTCTTCCGTGAAGAAGCGCCCATGGCGGAGGGTCATGCCGAACGTCTCGAAGTACGGTCCCTGCACGGACGTGAGGTTCGTCATCGGCGTCACGCGGCTAGCAAGAGCCGAGCCTTCCGGCTCGAACCTGAGATTTCCGACGGCCCCCAGCGGGAAGTCCGACGCAAGCGAGCTGTAGCGGACGCCAGGCACGGACCCAAGACCGCCGAGCAGCGCGCGATGAAAAGTGCGCACGCTGGCCGGAGTGTTGTATGTGGTCTGCGGCAGTGTCATTGATACCGTGAGGACCTGCGCCGCGCGAAAGCCTGGGTTGGTTGCAATCAGCGCCGAGAAACTGCGGAGCAGAAGGCCCGCTCCCACGAGCAGCACGAACGCCAGCCCGACGGCAGAGATGACGAACGCTTGCTGCATCCGTGGTCTCTGCCGAGCACCCGTCGTTCTGGACGTGTCCGCGCGCAGAGCGTCGCCTGGACTACGACGATCGAGCGTGGCTAGGGGAAGCAACCCGACGATCAGGCCCGTGGCGACACAGGTCATCGCCGTAAACGCAAGGACGCGGAGATCCAGCGTGACATCCTGGAGGCCGGGAACGGAGCTGGCAAGGACCGCCGGAATTGTCTCGACGCTCCAGTAGGCGAGCGTGACGCCGAGCGCACCGCCAGCAAACGACAGCAGCAACGCTTCACACAGCAGGAGCTGCATGAGCCGGCCACGGCCGGCGCCCAGTGCCGCGCGGACAGCGAGCTCGCGATTCCGCCCCGCTGCTCGACTCAGCATCAGGTTCGCGACGTTGGCACAGGCGACCAACAGAACAAAGCCGCCTGCGGCAAGCAGCATCAGCAGCGGAAAT
Coding sequences within it:
- a CDS encoding FtsX-like permease family protein; the protein is MAEWLNSVGLRVRALFRRGRLNQDLHDEIAHHLAMREAKLRASGTAQPAAHARRQFGSVATIQEELRESWTFAPHLGNVLQDLRYAARMLRHSAGFAVAVVLTLGLGIGANTAFFSIVNAALIRPLGYADADRLVAVHESFPESNLEHLPFSPLDFEDLQRYQEAFDGVAAYRSIPFELSGHGLSEQVQGARVSASLLPTLGVAPIVGRTFSTKEDRPGVHVAILSWGLWHRRYGADPAIVGRRITLDRRAYTVVGVMPRTFVFPRRGPRVNHEPADVWVPLAFTDRERVERAMNLTNSVVARLKSGVSLEMAQAQLDVLSGQIAANYPSVVLNAGFRPHLSAVPLREDISGRFRFPLLMLLAAGGFVLLVACANVANLMLSRAAGRNRELAVRAALGAGRGRLMQLLLCEALLLSFAGGALGVTLAYWSVETIPAVLASSVPGLQDVTLDLRVLAFTAMTCVATGLIVGLLPLATLDRRSPGDALRADTSRTTGARQRPRMQQAFVISAVGLAFVLLVGAGLLLRSFSALIATNPGFRAAQVLTVSMTLPQTTYNTPASVRTFHRALLGGLGSVPGVRYSSLASDFPLGAVGNLRFEPEGSALASRVTPMTNLTSVQGPYFETFGMTLRHGRFFTEEEHLEDRRVVIVNEKLATRFWPGENPIGKRLKWGSVDSVSPWLTVVGVVGDVADGPIGVEPDVHAYQPFRQAPDFFLDRRVKTAVLVQGNARALSARIREEIARLDPQLAIESIAPMEQRLRDAFAPRRFSTGLVMVCAAVALLLAWIGLYGLLAFSITERRREIAVRLALGAEPRAVAGMVVAQAARLVAVGLIVGFVASLGVTRLVTSLLYETNHYDAMTFVIVPLVVALAALLACAVPAWRAASVEPLKALRAE